In Falco biarmicus isolate bFalBia1 chromosome 5, bFalBia1.pri, whole genome shotgun sequence, a single genomic region encodes these proteins:
- the ATP6V1E1 gene encoding V-type proton ATPase subunit E 1 → MALSDADVQKQIKHMMAFIEQEANEKAEEIDAKAEEEFNIEKGRLVQTQRLKIMEYYEKKEKQIEQQKKIQMSNLMNQARLKVLKARDDLIADLLNEAKQRLAKVVKDTARYQTLLDGLVLQGFYQLLEPRIVVRCRKQDLPIVKTAVQKSIPIYKNATKRDVDVHIDQDNFLPEEIAGGVEIYNSDGKIKVSNTLESRLDLVAQQMMPEIRVALFGANANRKFLD, encoded by the exons ATCAAGCATATGATGGCTTTCATTGAGCAGGAAGCCAatgaaaaggctgaagaaataGATGCAAAG GCAGAAGAAGAATTCAACATTGAGAAGGGTCGTCTTGTTCAGACACAGAGGCTGAAAATCATGGAGTATTAtgaaaagaaggagaaacaaatcgaacagcaaaagaaaat TCAGATGTCCAACCTGATGAATCAAGCAAGACTGAAGGTCCTTAAGGCAAGGGATGACCTTATTGCA GATTTACTGAATGAGGCCAAGCAGAGACTTGCCAAGGTGGTGAAGGATACTGCCAGGTACCAGACACTGCTGGACGGACTAGTTCTACag GGTTTCTACCAGCTGCTTGAGCCCAGAATAGTTGTTCGTTGCAGGAAGCAGGATCTCCCTATAGTTAAG ACTGCTGTACAGAAGAGCATTCCCATCTACAAAAATGCCACAAAAAGGGATGTGGATGTTCACATTGACCAAGACAACTTCCTGCCAGAGGAAAT TGCTGGAGGTGTTGAAATCTATAACAGTGATGGTAAAATTAAGGTTTCCAATACCCTGGAAAGTCGGCTGGACCTTGTAGCCCAGCAG ATGATGCCAGAAATCAGAGTGGCTCTCTTTGGTGCTAATGCCAACAGGAAGTTTTTGGACTAA